The region CCAGCTCAAGGCCTGGCAGAGCGAGCGCGACGCCTTCATCGCAGGGCAGCAGCTCATCGATCGCTATCACTGGAAGCTCGGTGACCGGATTCAGATCAAGGGGTCCTACGTCCTGATGGATCTCGACCTCGTCCTGCGCGGCATCTACAAGGGGCGCGACGAGTCGAACATCTTCTTCCACAACAAATACCTGGAGAACTCCTGGGCCGGGCGCTCGTCGACCACCGGGATCTTCTTCCTGCGGGTGAAGACGCCCGACGACGTGCCGCGGGTGACCGAGGCGATCAACTCGATGTTCGAGAACAGCGACGCTCCGGTGAAGGCGATGCCGGAGAAGGAGTTCAACCTGCAGTTCCTGGAGATGATGGGGAACGTCAAGATGCTGGTGCGCTCGATCTCGATCATCGTCCTGCTCACCGTCGTCCTGATCACGGCCAACACGATGGCGATGAGCGCCCGGGAGCGGGTCACCGAGATCGCCGTCATCCGGGCCCTCGGCTTCCGCCAGGGCCAGGTCCTGGCCCTCATCCTGGCGGAGGCGATGGTGCTGGCGATCCTCGGCGGGATCGCCGGGGTGGCGTTCGCTTTCCCCTTCACCGCCGTGCTGGTCGAGGGGATGAAACACTCGCCCGTGGCGACGTTCGCCTACAACTTCCGCGTGTCGGCGACC is a window of Candidatus Polarisedimenticolia bacterium DNA encoding:
- a CDS encoding ABC transporter permease, whose amino-acid sequence is MKFFRLVWKNVFRKKTRAFLTIGSIVLVLVLIVVLVSLLNALSGDAALGTLGATRIVVQHATGLANFMPLAYRQKIEQVPGVIAVAPEIWFGGTYIDQRAQNFFGQLSTDPEVWPVLNADVEIPADQLKAWQSERDAFIAGQQLIDRYHWKLGDRIQIKGSYVLMDLDLVLRGIYKGRDESNIFFHNKYLENSWAGRSSTTGIFFLRVKTPDDVPRVTEAINSMFENSDAPVKAMPEKEFNLQFLEMMGNVKMLVRSISIIVLLTVVLITANTMAMSARERVTEIAVIRALGFRQGQVLALILAEAMVLAILGGIAGVAFAFPFTAVLVEGMKHSPVATFAYNFRVSATTILMALAASVAIGTIAGFVPAIRSSRVRIVDGLRKVV